DNA sequence from the Prosthecodimorpha staleyi genome:
TGCGGGCATGGGTCACGGAGTCGATCTGGCCGATCGCCCGGAGGGCCGCCATGCCCTCGGCCGCATCGCCGTTGCGCGCGGCCGTCGCGCTGGCAAAGGCAAAGACCTGGGCGGTCGCGGTCAATGTCCGATGCTTCTCCTCGATCTCCCCCGAAAGGGCATAGATCACCGAGAAACCGGACAGCACGAACAGCGAGGCGGCAACGGACAGCGTCACCAGCACGGCTAGCTTTCGTCCAATCACCTTCTCGGCCGATTGCGGCATGGATGCGGACCTCGACAGTTCCACCAGCAGGATACACCTATGCCCTTGATCGCAGCTTAAGGGCTGCAGCCGTCCGCGGCTCGAGCGCGCCGACAGGACGGCAGCGACGTCGTTCGACGGCGGGGATCCGGTTCCCAAAACCCGGTTACGTAGAAGCGCGTATACGCTTGGGGCTCAAGAATATTAGCCTAGCAACACCGGACCAAATCGTTTAGATTTCTTCCAGGGAGGGAGTCCGGCATGTACTTGGCAAGAGTTAATTTTTATACGCGCTGCTCCCTGAAGGGAACTGCGGCAAATTGGGTCAAAGAAATCCTTTTGTCGTGCACCACATACGACAATGCTTCCGGTCTATCTGGCGCTCTGCTTTTCAATGAACGCTACTTCCTGCAGTCCATGGAAGGAGAGCGGTCGCTTCTGACAAATCAGATCATCAAGATTGCTGAAGACCAGCGGCAGTCCGGCCTGACTGTCGTAAGCTTCACGCCGATTGCATCGCGCATCTATCCCGGCTGGACCGTCGCCTATGCGGGCCACAACGATGCGATGGACTCACTGTATTTCCGGCATAGCGTGATCGGTGAACTTGATCCCATCCGGATGACCCGGGAGATGATCGAGGGTCTTATGGCCGAATTGTGCGGCATGGAAGGCGGGAATATCCAGCGATCATCACCGAACGGCCGGATCCGGTCTCCGGAACGGCCGAGGCCCAATTTTTCAATCTGAAGTTACTTTTCGAATTTCAGTTAACCCTTGATGGGATCGCCGCGACGACACCCGTGCCGGCCGGCGCAATCCGACCCCAAGTGCTTTGAACAGGCCGGCCGCTGACGTCGACATGCGCGGGACGCCAATGTCGGAGTCCGGCCTGGCGCGGACCCCGGCCGGCTACGTCCCGAACGTCCAGAACCGATTGGCGAAGAAGGTCCAGACCAGGACGATGCCGGTCGTGACGAGCTGGGCGAGCATGTAGTGGATGCCGGCCCAGTCGGCCATGGCGTGCATCAGGAAGCCGGTCAGCAGGAAGGCGGCGCCGGCGATCAGGGCGAAGCGCGGCACCGCGCCGGCATGGCTGCGGTCGCTGTCGAAGGTGAAACGGCGGTTGAGCAGATACGAGATCACGCCGCCGACGACGAAGCCGGCGAGCGACCCGACGACCGGGCCGGCCGCTTCGGTCTCGACCAGCCCGATCAGGGTCGCGTAGTGGCCGACCGCGGCGGCGAGGCCAACCGCGACATAGCGCAGGAACTGATCGGAGAGGGCAGCGAGCATTTTTGGTCACTTCTAGTTACACTGCGGTCGAATTGCTGTCCGAGCATCTTGGGAGGTCGACTGTGCAGAAAGGGTATCAGAGCATTGCGGCAGGACTGCGCGGATGGTTCGAATGGTATTATGGAGTAACAAAGAGGGCAGATCATAGCAGAATTATTATTACTGGTTTAATTGTCGCTGTTGGTTCGATTTTATCGCCGTGGTGGCTGCCAATAATATTCGAGATAGCGAAAAAATACATTCAAATAGAACTAAAAATAGAATCGCAGCCATGGGTCGGCGTTATCGTGTTTTTAATAGTATGTGTGTACTCCTTTTCTATATTTATTAGTGATAAAATTGCAAATAATAATAATAAAAAATCTGAATTGGCTTCTGACGCGCTGGTTTTCAGAGATTTGCTATCTAATTCAAGTCCGGCTAATTTCATAGATAATATCCGTGCCATTAATGCACGCCATCTATACAATAATGATCAATTGATTTTATTGGACAAACTCATTGATATACTAGAGGATCCGTCTAAAGAAATCATTAATAATGACCTGCGGATAGAGGCAGATAAATTGCATTCCTTGCTGATAGATTTTCGTGATTTTCTAGGAACTCATTTCTTTGTATTTCCGAAAAGCAGACCGAAAGTATATACGTATGCGCTTTATCCTGAATGGAATATGGATCACAGCGGCATATATGACGAACAAAAGAACAAATTATACAACACGCATGCGGATAATTTGTTTGTTTTGACTAAAAAACTATTGGCATCATATGATGATTTCTTCAGGACTGGCCGACGTGTACTCGGCGCGGCTATGCCCCCCTCAGGATGACCGCGCCCCTTCCCGGCCCGCACCTTTTCCCCTATAAGCCCCCGGGCCCATCCGAACAGACCGCAGCCCTGACGGCGCGCGCATCCCGCGCGACGGAGGCTGGACGCGAGCGAAATATGCCGAAACGGACCGACATTGAAACCATTCTCATCATCGGGGCCGGCCCGATCGTCATCGGCCAGGCCTGCGAGTTCGACTATTCCGGCACGCAGGCCTGCAAGGCGCTGAAGGCCGAGGGCTACCGGATCGTGCTGGTCAATTCGAACCCGGCCACGATCATGACCGATCCGGAACTGGCCGATGCCACCTATATCGAGCCGATCACGCCGGAGGTGGTCGCCAAGATCGTCGAGCGCGAGCGCGGCGACCGCTCGAAGGGCTTCGCCATCCTGCCGACCATGGGCGGCCAGACCGCGCTCAACACCGCGCTGTCGCTGCGCAAGATGGGCGTCCTGGAGAAGTTCGATGTCGAGATGATCGGCGCGACCGCCGAGGCGATCGACAAGGCCGAGGACCGGGAACTGTTCCGCAACGCCATGACCAAGATCGGCCTGGCGACCCCGAAGGCGCGCTTCGCCGATGCCGGCGACCTGAAGCGCCAGGACCGGGAGACCTACGAGGCCGAGATCGCGCGGCTGAAGGCCCTGCCCGTCTCCGAGGAGGAGCGGCTGAAGGCCGTGCGCGGGTTCCAGGCCGAGTGGAACGCGAAGGAAGAGGAGCGCAAGCGCCGCTACGTCGCCAAGGGGCTGACCGAGGCGCTCGACGCGCTCGAGGAGATCGGCCTGCCGGCGATCATCCGACCGTCCTTCACCATGGGCGGCACCGGCGGCGGCATCGCCTACAACCGCGCCGAACTGCTCGACATCGTCGAGCGGGGCCTGGACGCCTCGCCGACCACCGAGGTGCTGATCGAGGAATCGGTGCTCGGCTGGAAGGAATACGAGATGGAGGTGGTCCGCGACCGGGCGGACAACTGCATCATCGTCTGCTCGATCGAGAATCTCGATCCGATGGGCGTGCATACCGGCGATTCGATCACCGTCGCGCCGGCCCTGACGCTGACCGACAAGGAATACCAGATCATGCGCGACGCCTCGCTGGCGGTGCTGCGCGAGATCGGCGTCGAGACCGGCGGCTCCAACGTCCAGTTCGCGGTCAACCCGGAAGACGGCCGCATGGTCGTCATCGAGATGAACCCGCGCGTGTCGCGCTCCTCGGCGCTGGCCTCCAAGGCGACCGGCTTCCCGATCGCGAAGGTGGCGGCCCGGCTGGCGGTCGGCTACACGCTCGACGAACTGGCCAACGACATCACCGGCGGCGCGACCCCGGCGAGCTTCGAGCCGACCATCGACTATGTGGTCACCAAGATCCCGCGCTTCGCCTTCGAGAAGTTCCCGGGCGCCGATCAGCTGCTGACCACGTCGATGAAATCGGTCGGCGAGGTCATGGCGATCGGGCGGACCTTCGGCGAATCGCTGCAGAAGGCGTTGCGCGGCCTGGAGACCGGGCTGACCGGCCTCAACGAGATCGAGATCCCCGGCCTCGGCCAGGGCGACGACAAGAACGCCATCCGCGCCGCGCTCGGCACGCCGACGCCGGACCGGCTGCGTCATGTCGCCCAGGCCATGCGCTACGGCATGAGCCACGACCAGATCCATCAGATCTGCAAGATCGATCCGTGGTTCCTGGAGCAGTTGCAGGCGATCGTCGACATGGAGGCCAAGGTCCGTGCCCACGGCCTGCCGCCGACCGCGGGCGCCTTCCGGCGCCTGAAGGCGATGGGCTTCTCGGACGCAAGGCTCGCGGAACTCGCCGGCAAGGCCGAGGCCGAGGTGGCGGCGATGCGCGGCGGGCTCGGCGTGCATCCGGTCTACAAGCGGATCGACACCTGCGCGGCCGAATTCGCCTCGCCGACCGCCTACATGTATTCGAGCTACGAGATGCCCTTCGCCGGCGCCCCCGCCGACGAGGCCCGGCCCTCTGAGGCGCGCAAGATCGTCATCCTCGGCGGCGGCCCGAACCGGATCGGCCAGGGTATCGAGTTCGACTACTGCTGCTGCCATGCCGCCTTCTCGCTGAAGGATGCCGGCTACGAGACCATCATGGTCAACTGCAATCCGGAGACGGTCTCGACCGACTACGACACCTCCGACCGGCTCTATTTCGAACCGCTGACCGCCGAGGACGTGCTCGAGATCCTGCGGCTCGAACAGACCAACGGCACCCTGCACGGCGTCATCGTGCAGTTCGGCGGGCAGACCCCGCTGAAGCTCGCCGGCGCGCTCGAGAAGGCCGGCGTGCCGATTCTCGGCACCACCGTCGACGCCATCGACCTGGCCGAGGACCGCGACCGCTTCAAGCGGCTGCTCGACAAGCTCGGCCTGCGGCAGCCGAAGAACGGCATCGCCTATTCGATCGAGCAGTCGCGCCTGGTCGCCGGCGACCTCGGCTTCCCGCTGGTCGTCCGCCCGTCCTACGTGCTCGGCGGCCGCGCCATGATGATCGTGCGCGACGAGAGCCAGTTCGACGACTATCTGCTCGGCGTGCTGCCCGGCATGGTCCCGGCCGACGTGAAGGCCAAGTATCCGAACGACAAGACCGGCCAGATCAACATGGTGCTGGGCAAGTCCCCGCTCCTGTTCGACCGCTATCTGTCGGACGCGATCGAAGTCGATGTCGATGCCCTGTGCGACGGCAAGGATGTCTTCATCGCCGGCATCATGGAACATATCGAAGAGGCCGGCATCCATTCCGGCGACAGCGCCTGCTCGCTGCCGACCCATTCGCTGAAGGCCGAGATCGTCGCCGAGATCGAGCGGCAGACCCGCGCGCTGGCGCTGGCGCTCGACGTGGGCGGCCTGATGAACGTGCAATATGCGGTCAAGGACGGCGTGGTCTACGTGCTGGAGGTCAATCCGCGCGCCTCGCGCACGGTGCCCTTCGTCGCCAAGACGATCGGCATTCCGGTCGCCAAGATCGCCTCGCGGGTGATGGCCGGCGAGCCTCTCGCCGGCTTCGGCCTGAAGCCGAAGGCGCTCGGCCACATCGCCGTCAAGGAGGCGGTGTTCCCCTTCGCGCGCTTCCCCGGCGTCGACACGGTGCTCGGCCCGGAGATGAAGTCGACCGGCGAGGTGATGGGGCTCGACACCGACTATGCGATGGCCTTCGCCAAGTCGCAGCTCGGCGCCGGCCAGCGCGTGCCGACCGGCGGCACGGTGTTCGTGTCGGTGCGCGACGACGACAAGCCGCGCATCCTCGCCTCCATGCGGGCGCTGGCGGAGACCGGCTTCCGCCTGATCGCCACCTCGGGCACGCAGCGCTACCTGGAGGAGAACGGGATCGCCTGCACCAAGATCAACAAGGTGCTGGAAGGCCGTCCGCATGTCGTCGACCGGATCAAGAACGGCGAGGTGCATCTGGTCTTCAACACGACCGAAGGCAACCAGGCGCTCGGCGACAGCCGTTCGCTGCGCCGGGCCGCACTGCTGCACAAGGTGCCCTACTACACCACCCTGTCGGGAGCCATCGCGGCGACACAGGCGATCGTCGCCTATGCCAACGGCGAACTGGAAGTCCGTCCGCTGCAGTCCTATTTCCCGGCCGAGGCCTGATCCGGCGGCTCGATCTGTCCCTAAGGGGTGTTTCGGGCCTTGACGGGCGGCCCGCAAGGACCCACGCTTCGGGTGCGTCGGATCTGCGTCCGGCCGGATCACCCCGGTGATCCGATGCGTCCGCTTCCGCCGGCCCTGCACGGCGAAAGCGGGTGTTTCGGAACACCGGGGCGGAAAGAGCGTTCCGAAGCTTCGCCGAGACCATGCGCTCGGCGAGCCGTCTCGCCCGAAGGCCCGCAACAGGCGTCGTTCGCCCGGGGCCGATGCGAAGGCGGAACGCCGCTTCCAGGGAATCGGGCGCCTCGGGGCCGATCGGTGCATCGGCGGCCGGGCGCTGGCATGAGACGGTTTCCCAAGGGGCAACTCTGGGACGCCGTCTGCGAACTGTTGTCATGTCCGGTGCGTCCGGACGGGACGGGAACCGGTCCGGCGGCAGCCGGGATCCGGTCCCCTGGCCCGGAATTCCACGGCGCGGCGGGCGTCCCGAGATCGATCGGGCGACCGCCGCCCTGGCGCAGGTTCGGTCCGGACGGCAACGTCCCGCGGCGGAGCCGGTGCCGCATCACCAACGTGAATGCAGGAGGCGCCACGCCAGACGCGCCGCTTGCTCGTGAGAAAATCGGGGGTTCCAACCCATGGAAAAGATACCGATGACGCCGGCCGGCTTCACCGCTCTCGAATCCGAGCTGAAGATGCGTCAGCAGGAAGAGCGGCCGCGCATCATCGCCGCCATCTCGGAAGCGCGTGCCCATGGCGACCTCTCGGAAAATGCCGAGTACCACGCCGCCAAGGAGGCGCAGAGCCACAACGAGGGCCGCATCGCCGAGCTCGAGGACAAGCTCAGCCGCGCCGAGGTGATCGACGTCACCAAGCTCCACGGCACCAAGATCAAGTTCGGCGCCACCGTCACCCTCGTCGACGAGGATACGGAGGAGAAGCGCACCTACCAGATCGTCGGCGACATGGAGGCCGACGTGAAGCTCGGCCGCATCTCGATCTCCTCGCCGATCGCCCGCGCGCTGATCGGCAAGGATGTCGGCGACACCGTCGAGGTCATGGCCCCGGGCGGCGCCCGCTCCTACGAGGTGATCGGCGTCCGCTTCGGCTGACGGCCGCACGGTCGCACACGTCCGACGACACGAAATGCCCGGGCTTGCCGGGCATTTCCATGTCTGCTCCATGAACGGGATCGCGTGCGGCCGGACCGGCGCCCCCTCACCCGATCGGCACCGTCGGTTCGTCTTTGGCGGTGCGGATGGCGAGGGCGGTCTTCACGCCGGCGACGGCCGGGGCCTTGGTCAGTTCGTCGATGACGAAATCCTGGAAGCTGCGCAGGTCGGGGGCGACGCATTTCAGCATGAAGTCGATCTCGCCGGACAGGATCCAGCATTCCCGGACCAGGGCCCAGCCGCGCACCTTGTCCTGGAAGGCGGCGAGGTCGTGATCGGCCTGGCTCGCCAGCGAGACGAAGCAGAAGGCGACCAGATCGAAACCGAGCGCCTTCTCGTCGAGCAGCGTGCGATAGCCGCGGATGATGCCCGCCTCCTCCAGCGATCGCACACGGCGCAGGCAGGGCGGCGCCGAGATGCCGACCCGTCGCGCCAGTTCGACATTGGTCATGCGGCCGTCGGCCTGCAACTCGCGCAGGATGTGCCAGTCGATCTCGTCGAGACGATGTTTCAAGGGGGAATCCGAAGCCGCGGACCCATGCGGCCGTGGCGCCGGCCGGCGAGGGTCGAAGACTCTGATGGGGGTTGCGCCGCGTCGCCGCTCTGTAGCACTTTCGCCGCCGCGCGGAAATGACCGCATGGAGGCCGATCCTGTCCGACCCGCCCGCGCCGACCGCCGCGTCGCCCCCGACCGTCTGGATCCTGACCGACGGCAAGGCCGGCGATGTCGGCCCCTGCCTCGGCCTCGCCGAGGCGCTCGGCGCGCACCCCCGCCTTCATGTCGTGCCGCGCGAACGGTCCCATCTGGCGAAGCTGGCCGATCTCGCCGGCTGGCCGGCCGCCCTGCCCGACGAACTGGCGCCGCCCTGGCCCGATCTGGTGCTCGCCTGCGGCGCGCCGGCCGTGCCCTTCGCCCGGGCGATCAAGCGCCGGGCCGGCCGGCGCAGCTTCGTGGTCTTCCTGCGCGATCCGCGCCCGCCGCATCGCGGCGCCTTCGACATGCTCTGGATGCCGGCGCATGACGGCCCGCGCGGGCGTTCCATCGTGGTCACCGAGACGAGCCCGCACCGGATCGCGCCCGCGCTCCTCGCCCGTCACCGGGCCCGCCCCCCGGTCTGGGCCGAGACCCTGCCCGGCCCGCGCATCGCCGTCGTCGTCGGCGGCGGCCCGGGCCTCGACGCCCTGCCCGACCGCCTGGAGCGCCTCCTGCCCGAGGCCGGCTCGTTCATGA
Encoded proteins:
- a CDS encoding BLUF domain-containing protein; translated protein: MYLARVNFYTRCSLKGTAANWVKEILLSCTTYDNASGLSGALLFNERYFLQSMEGERSLLTNQIIKIAEDQRQSGLTVVSFTPIASRIYPGWTVAYAGHNDAMDSLYFRHSVIGELDPIRMTREMIEGLMAELCGMEGGNIQRSSPNGRIRSPERPRPNFSI
- a CDS encoding GtrA family protein, whose protein sequence is MLAALSDQFLRYVAVGLAAAVGHYATLIGLVETEAAGPVVGSLAGFVVGGVISYLLNRRFTFDSDRSHAGAVPRFALIAGAAFLLTGFLMHAMADWAGIHYMLAQLVTTGIVLVWTFFANRFWTFGT
- the carB gene encoding carbamoyl-phosphate synthase large subunit — encoded protein: MPKRTDIETILIIGAGPIVIGQACEFDYSGTQACKALKAEGYRIVLVNSNPATIMTDPELADATYIEPITPEVVAKIVERERGDRSKGFAILPTMGGQTALNTALSLRKMGVLEKFDVEMIGATAEAIDKAEDRELFRNAMTKIGLATPKARFADAGDLKRQDRETYEAEIARLKALPVSEEERLKAVRGFQAEWNAKEEERKRRYVAKGLTEALDALEEIGLPAIIRPSFTMGGTGGGIAYNRAELLDIVERGLDASPTTEVLIEESVLGWKEYEMEVVRDRADNCIIVCSIENLDPMGVHTGDSITVAPALTLTDKEYQIMRDASLAVLREIGVETGGSNVQFAVNPEDGRMVVIEMNPRVSRSSALASKATGFPIAKVAARLAVGYTLDELANDITGGATPASFEPTIDYVVTKIPRFAFEKFPGADQLLTTSMKSVGEVMAIGRTFGESLQKALRGLETGLTGLNEIEIPGLGQGDDKNAIRAALGTPTPDRLRHVAQAMRYGMSHDQIHQICKIDPWFLEQLQAIVDMEAKVRAHGLPPTAGAFRRLKAMGFSDARLAELAGKAEAEVAAMRGGLGVHPVYKRIDTCAAEFASPTAYMYSSYEMPFAGAPADEARPSEARKIVILGGGPNRIGQGIEFDYCCCHAAFSLKDAGYETIMVNCNPETVSTDYDTSDRLYFEPLTAEDVLEILRLEQTNGTLHGVIVQFGGQTPLKLAGALEKAGVPILGTTVDAIDLAEDRDRFKRLLDKLGLRQPKNGIAYSIEQSRLVAGDLGFPLVVRPSYVLGGRAMMIVRDESQFDDYLLGVLPGMVPADVKAKYPNDKTGQINMVLGKSPLLFDRYLSDAIEVDVDALCDGKDVFIAGIMEHIEEAGIHSGDSACSLPTHSLKAEIVAEIERQTRALALALDVGGLMNVQYAVKDGVVYVLEVNPRASRTVPFVAKTIGIPVAKIASRVMAGEPLAGFGLKPKALGHIAVKEAVFPFARFPGVDTVLGPEMKSTGEVMGLDTDYAMAFAKSQLGAGQRVPTGGTVFVSVRDDDKPRILASMRALAETGFRLIATSGTQRYLEENGIACTKINKVLEGRPHVVDRIKNGEVHLVFNTTEGNQALGDSRSLRRAALLHKVPYYTTLSGAIAATQAIVAYANGELEVRPLQSYFPAEA
- the greA gene encoding transcription elongation factor GreA: MEKIPMTPAGFTALESELKMRQQEERPRIIAAISEARAHGDLSENAEYHAAKEAQSHNEGRIAELEDKLSRAEVIDVTKLHGTKIKFGATVTLVDEDTEEKRTYQIVGDMEADVKLGRISISSPIARALIGKDVGDTVEVMAPGGARSYEVIGVRFG
- a CDS encoding Lrp/AsnC family transcriptional regulator, whose amino-acid sequence is MKHRLDEIDWHILRELQADGRMTNVELARRVGISAPPCLRRVRSLEEAGIIRGYRTLLDEKALGFDLVAFCFVSLASQADHDLAAFQDKVRGWALVRECWILSGEIDFMLKCVAPDLRSFQDFVIDELTKAPAVAGVKTALAIRTAKDEPTVPIG
- a CDS encoding mitochondrial fission ELM1 family protein, translating into MTAWRPILSDPPAPTAASPPTVWILTDGKAGDVGPCLGLAEALGAHPRLHVVPRERSHLAKLADLAGWPAALPDELAPPWPDLVLACGAPAVPFARAIKRRAGRRSFVVFLRDPRPPHRGAFDMLWMPAHDGPRGRSIVVTETSPHRIAPALLARHRARPPVWAETLPGPRIAVVVGGGPGLDALPDRLERLLPEAGSFMMTPSRRTDPALAARIAAIVGRRPAFVWTGEGDNPYPAMLALADAIVVTGDSHNMVSEALATGRPVLVHEPATLKNKFRRFLDGLYSRGLIRPFEGRLESYTYEALDSTKVVADEIARRLEAFRTTGRGGA